Genomic window (Neorickettsia findlayensis):
GCGGAAGCTGTTGAGTTGCCAATTCCAGGTAGCAACCCTCTATTTTTATACGGTGGTGTGGGGCTTGGAAAAACACACCTCATGCATGCGATTGTTTGGCATATAAAAGAGAATTATGAAAACCGTAGAGTTATTTACCTATCAGCGGAAAAATTCATGCACAAGTACATTACTGCATTGAAGAACAAGGACATGATGTCATTCAAGCAGATTTTTAGGTCAGTAGATGTTTTGATGGTTGACGATGTGCAATTTATCAGTGGCAAGGAAAGTACCCAGGAGGAGTTTTTTCACACCTTTAATGCTCTTATAGAGCAAAATAAGCAGCTTGTTATTTCAGCTGATAGGTCTCCTAGTGATTTGCAAGGGGTTGAGGAGCGTATACAGTCGCGTTTGTCTTGGGGACTCGTTGCAGACATTAATCAGACGACCTTTGAATTGCGTGTTGGTATTTTGGAGTCCAAATTGGAACAAATGAAGTCTGATGTTGTTGTTCCAAAGAAAGTTGTGGAGTTCATGGCAAGAAATATAGTGTCGAATGTACGTGAGTTGGAAGGTGCACTTAATAAAGTTATAGCTCATTCAGAAATTACTGGGAGTATCGTCACAGTTGACTCTGCTAAAGATTTGTTGGCTGACATATTGCGGACGAATAGTGTTGCGGTCACTTTGGAAAACATTCTTGCTAAGGTGTCAGAATATTTTAGTATTAAGATTTCAGATCTTAAGTCACAAAGAAGAGTTAAGGATGTTGCATATGCAAGACAAATGTGTATGTTCCTTGCTAAGACGCTTACTCAGAGGAGTCTCATCGATATAGGAAAGTTCCTTGGGGGTAGAGATCACGCTACGGTGATACATTCCGTGAGAAAAATCGAGGTTTTGATTAAGAATGACGCAAGAGTCGCTGAGGATGTCAGGATACTGACAAAAAGGTTGACGTAGTTGCCGAGATTGTCAGTTTTATTGATAGAATAGTGAAAAGGTTTATTATCTAGGTTTGGTCTTACGGTGAGTTCTCATTTGGCTATTGTTGGTGCGACCGAAATTATTGGAAGAGAATTGGTCAAGTTACTCGCCTATAGAGAGATGAAAAAGGAAAGCATTTCTTTTCTTGTCTCTAGGGAGCATGCTGGGGTGCATATCGGTTTTGGTGAAAGCAGTGACGTCACTGTGCAAGATGTAGGTACGTATGACTTCTCCAAGGCTCGTTTGGCCTTTTTTGTCGGTGGGCGTGGAGTTGCTCATAATATTGCCGAACTTGCTGCAACGTCTGGATGTATTGTCTTGGATAGTAGCTCTTGTTTTAGAATGAGGGATGATGTACCGCTTGTGATCCCCGAAGTAAATCCACATGTCTTAAACTCTCTTCCTGATACGAGAATTATTTCTAGTCCTAGCTCACTCACGACGCAGATGTTATTACCTTTGAAGCCTTTGCATGATTTAGCGAAAATTTCCAGGATATGGGTTAGCACCTATCAATCGGTTTCGGATGCTGGAGAGGAAGGAATGGATGAGCTATATGAGAGTACAAAACGTAGATTTGCTTTTGCTCAGGAGAAGCCATGTGTGTTCCCGAGAAATATAGAATTTAATTGTGTCCCGCAGGTGGGAGAGTTAGATGAGCAAAACTTCTGTGACGAAGAAATAAGTCTTATGAGAGAAACCAAAAAGGTTTTGGAAGACTGTTCGGTAGAGGTGTTTCCCACATGTGTACGGGTTCCAGTTTTTGTTGGTCACGCGCAGAGTATAACCGTGGAGTTCAAGGAAAACATTTCCGAAGGTGATGTTTATGAAATTCTTTCAGATGCTGAAGGGGTAGCTTTCTTAAGGAAAGGCTATAAGTGTCAGCCGGAAGTTGTTGGGTATGATGATGTTTTTGTTTCACGATTGAGATTCCATTCTCCACGTATGTTGTCTATGTGGGTGGTTGCAGATAACTTGAGGAAAGGTGGTGCGCTGAATCTTCTCCATATTTATGATCTTCTATCTAGTGTACACGGTTGGAAATAGCATTCTATATTTGGTTTCTGGCTTGATGTTATGGAAAAAGTTGCTTGGGTTGGTGTTCTGTTATGTGTGCTCCCTTCTACCAGAAAGGAGATTATACTTCCATCTCGTTCATAAACAGATTGTCTGTTTGTAAAGTTTAAGTGAGAACTATTCATTGTCGATTGCTGTCTATCATCAAACACGACGCGCGAGTTATTACTTCAAATGAACTAGCTTGCCGGGCTTTAAGTTCATTCTATGAAGGGTTTACTCACTACTGCAAAACTGAAACATTGCTATGGCAGCCGCGTTGGAAACATTAATACTGTCAAAGTTTTTATCAGTGTACATTGGTATAGAGAGGGTTTGATCACATCTGTTTTTGAGGAGATGTGAGACGCCTTTTCCTTCTGAGCCAAGTATAAAGGCGACTTTATCTGGGAATCCTATTTCTGTTAACTTAGAACTCGCTCCTCCATCCAGAGCATAGCAAAAATAGCCATTCTCTTGAAGAATCTTTATTGCATTTGTAAGGTTTGCTATTGTGCAGACTGGTATACTCTCTAATGCGCCGCTGGCTGCTTTCGCGATAACAGAAGTTTCACTTGGCGAATGTCGTTCTTTCACCACAATTGCGTCTACCCCAAAGGCTTTGGACGACCTTAGTATGTTACCAACGTTGAATGGGTCAGTGATTCCATCCAGTATCATAATCAGTGATCTTTTTCGGATGCTTTTTAGCACATTCCTTAGCTCGGGTTGTGAGAGTTTTTCAGTTATTACTGCTATTCCTTGGTGAAGTGCGTCCCTTCCGCAAATCTTCGTAATTTCTGTATTTTCACAAAAAGAAATATTAGGCAATCTAGAGCGTTCGAGTAATGGTAAGTAAACAGCCTTTTTTTCTCTAGCGATGAAGATAGATAAGATATTTCTCTCGGGATTTTTTATCGCTGCCACGGCAGCATGTTTCCCAAATATTACTATCTTCTCCTGTTGCACTTGCTTGATAGAGTGTTAGAATATCACGACGACTGATCTTAGCAAAAAAACTTTGCGCGTTACAGTGTTGTATTAGGAGGGATGGCTGAGTGGTCAAAAGCAGCAGACTGTAAATCTGCCGACGTGAGTCTACGTAGGTTCAAATCCTTCTCCCTCCAGGTTTTGTGCGGGTGTAATTCAATGGTAGAATATCAGCCTTCCAAGCTGGTTGTGTGGGTTCGATTCCCATCATCCGCTCTCCGTTTCCTTTTTATTGTAGTGATTTGGGCGCTTTTGCGGTGATTGGGCCTTTTAATTGTTCGAGTTTTGGGTAGAATGTATCTAGTATGAAGAAAATTAGGATAAAGCTTAAGTCATTCGACAGCGGGGTTCTGCACCGTTCGACAAAAGAGATTGTCATGGCAGCTAAGCGTAATGGTGCTCTAGTTTCAGGGCCAATACCTTTGCCGACTAGGGTGAGCCGTTATACGGTGAATAAGTCTCCCCATGTTGATAAGAAATCCCGTGAGCAATTCCAGCTTGCGGTGCACAAGTGCCTTCTGGAGCTGTCGAGTTTTAACGCCCATCTTTTGAGCACCTTTACGAATTTTCAGTTGCCAGCTGGGGTTGATATAAGTGTTGAGGTGAGAGATGAGTAGGGTTGGTTTGTTGCTGAAGAAAGTTGGCTGTACCTCGGTTTACGACGATCGATTGTCTTTGATTCCGGTTACGCTTCTTCAATTAGAGGAGAATGTTGTTCTTTCCGCTGAAGAGAAGGATGGTTTTGTTGTCACAAAGATCTCGTTTGGGGCGAAGAAGCTCAAAAAGCCGCAGTTGGTGTACTTGAAGAAACTTGGTCTAGAAAGAGGTGGTAAGGTTGTTGAATTTCGTGTTTCGCCTCGTTTTGTGCCAGAGCCGCTTAAATCTCTTACGGTAGAGCATTTTCGTCCTGGCCAGTATGTTGATG
Coding sequences:
- the dnaA gene encoding chromosomal replication initiator protein DnaA, encoding MYHDRQCVNGVADAYFPDEVLLAEQHSKCIDGIGPTEWDRVTKKLRKFYGEKIYGSWLKFISFKEMKCGQVFLSVPTGFIKEWITVNYLSNILGFLRNEDPAVISIEICVNKEHDKCLESDREELAAPFVKSKISNEEGRFDRKSFSENLSSSIDRSRTFDSFVVGKSNELAFTASKRVAEAVELPIPGSNPLFLYGGVGLGKTHLMHAIVWHIKENYENRRVIYLSAEKFMHKYITALKNKDMMSFKQIFRSVDVLMVDDVQFISGKESTQEEFFHTFNALIEQNKQLVISADRSPSDLQGVEERIQSRLSWGLVADINQTTFELRVGILESKLEQMKSDVVVPKKVVEFMARNIVSNVRELEGALNKVIAHSEITGSIVTVDSAKDLLADILRTNSVAVTLENILAKVSEYFSIKISDLKSQRRVKDVAYARQMCMFLAKTLTQRSLIDIGKFLGGRDHATVIHSVRKIEVLIKNDARVAEDVRILTKRLT
- a CDS encoding aspartate-semialdehyde dehydrogenase, with product MSSHLAIVGATEIIGRELVKLLAYREMKKESISFLVSREHAGVHIGFGESSDVTVQDVGTYDFSKARLAFFVGGRGVAHNIAELAATSGCIVLDSSSCFRMRDDVPLVIPEVNPHVLNSLPDTRIISSPSSLTTQMLLPLKPLHDLAKISRIWVSTYQSVSDAGEEGMDELYESTKRRFAFAQEKPCVFPRNIEFNCVPQVGELDEQNFCDEEISLMRETKKVLEDCSVEVFPTCVRVPVFVGHAQSITVEFKENISEGDVYEILSDAEGVAFLRKGYKCQPEVVGYDDVFVSRLRFHSPRMLSMWVVADNLRKGGALNLLHIYDLLSSVHGWK
- the rlmB gene encoding 23S rRNA (guanosine(2251)-2'-O)-methyltransferase RlmB, with product MQQEKIVIFGKHAAVAAIKNPERNILSIFIAREKKAVYLPLLERSRLPNISFCENTEITKICGRDALHQGIAVITEKLSQPELRNVLKSIRKRSLIMILDGITDPFNVGNILRSSKAFGVDAIVVKERHSPSETSVIAKAASGALESIPVCTIANLTNAIKILQENGYFCYALDGGASSKLTEIGFPDKVAFILGSEGKGVSHLLKNRCDQTLSIPMYTDKNFDSINVSNAAAIAMFQFCSSE
- the rpsJ gene encoding 30S ribosomal protein S10, giving the protein MKKIRIKLKSFDSGVLHRSTKEIVMAAKRNGALVSGPIPLPTRVSRYTVNKSPHVDKKSREQFQLAVHKCLLELSSFNAHLLSTFTNFQLPAGVDISVEVRDE
- the rplC gene encoding 50S ribosomal protein L3 — protein: MSRVGLLLKKVGCTSVYDDRLSLIPVTLLQLEENVVLSAEEKDGFVVTKISFGAKKLKKPQLVYLKKLGLERGGKVVEFRVSPRFVPEPLKSLTVEHFRPGQYVDAVGTSIGKGFAGVMKRHNFAGLRASHGVSISHRSGGSTGQCQDPGKVFKGKKMAGHMGNARVTIQNLLVQLVDVENRLIGVRGSVPGCKNSYVLLRDALKKGEFA